The following are from one region of the Rubripirellula tenax genome:
- a CDS encoding di-heme oxidoredictase family protein — translation MKSLISSRRRIVSVGSLSIALIGWAYWICFAERKVTPEDIAAGRELFLHEWVADDPMCDGGDGLGPVFNAASCVACHSQGGVGGAGGLESNVLAFEADPDSSRAHVVSHVVHKSATRPEYQETEETTGICFPPIRGGARVDGRNGTAELIDIPVLHFEEINSPALFGVGLMDQVTEYEIALASAGRFGSTLSDNFNGKFSHNKGGKVRSHSFGRSGKFGWKGQFVSLRDFVASACAMELGLTNPVNSQPLPRHHCEDSDAALDMTDDQLHELVSFIRSLPAPKQIIPTDPREREKVVQGERFFNEAACNECHCKDVGPAKGIYSDFQLYSLELKLPRGGGGYYFGGDSLTPAQTTGKVVPRPNDVPALSQWKTPPLWGVADSAPYFHDGKSATLVEAVLRHDGDASTSKKRFQAMNAQQQAMLIDFLGSLRAPQDAEI, via the coding sequence ATGAAATCGCTCATTTCGAGTCGGCGGCGGATCGTCAGCGTCGGGTCTCTTTCCATTGCCTTGATCGGATGGGCGTATTGGATCTGCTTCGCGGAAAGGAAAGTGACTCCCGAGGATATTGCAGCGGGACGGGAATTGTTTCTTCATGAATGGGTAGCCGATGATCCGATGTGCGACGGTGGCGATGGACTCGGTCCCGTTTTCAATGCCGCGTCTTGCGTCGCATGCCATTCGCAGGGTGGAGTTGGTGGCGCCGGTGGACTCGAGAGTAATGTGTTGGCGTTTGAGGCGGATCCGGATTCGAGTCGCGCCCACGTTGTTAGCCATGTCGTGCATAAGTCAGCAACGCGGCCGGAGTATCAAGAGACGGAAGAGACGACAGGAATTTGTTTTCCGCCGATTCGTGGCGGGGCCAGGGTAGATGGTCGAAACGGAACGGCGGAATTGATTGATATTCCGGTTCTTCATTTTGAAGAAATCAATTCACCTGCTCTGTTTGGCGTCGGCTTGATGGACCAGGTTACGGAATATGAGATCGCGCTGGCCAGCGCCGGTCGATTCGGATCGACGTTGTCTGACAATTTCAACGGCAAGTTTTCTCATAACAAAGGCGGAAAGGTCCGCAGTCACTCGTTTGGGCGCAGCGGCAAATTTGGGTGGAAGGGACAGTTTGTCTCGTTACGCGATTTCGTGGCATCGGCCTGTGCGATGGAACTGGGGCTCACCAACCCAGTGAATTCGCAACCCTTGCCCAGACATCACTGCGAAGACAGTGACGCGGCGCTGGATATGACGGACGATCAATTGCACGAACTGGTTTCTTTCATTCGCAGTTTGCCTGCGCCGAAACAAATCATTCCGACCGATCCGCGAGAGCGTGAAAAGGTTGTTCAAGGTGAGCGATTCTTCAACGAAGCGGCCTGCAACGAGTGTCACTGCAAGGATGTCGGTCCCGCGAAAGGTATCTACAGCGACTTCCAACTCTATTCGCTGGAATTGAAATTGCCCCGAGGTGGCGGCGGGTATTACTTCGGTGGTGATTCGCTAACGCCAGCGCAGACGACGGGGAAAGTGGTTCCTCGGCCCAACGATGTTCCTGCGCTGTCACAATGGAAAACGCCGCCGCTTTGGGGTGTTGCCGATTCGGCGCCCTATTTTCACGATGGAAAATCGGCGACGCTTGTCGAGGCGGTGCTTCGACATGACGGGGATGCCAGCACGTCGAAAAAACGATTCCAGGCGATGAACGCGCAACAGCAAGCAATGCTGATCGACTTTTTA